A stretch of Castanea sativa cultivar Marrone di Chiusa Pesio chromosome 2, ASM4071231v1 DNA encodes these proteins:
- the LOC142624203 gene encoding uncharacterized protein LOC142624203, whose product MTELAFSVAEKVIEKLGSLAYSEISLTRNIASDLKKLKLTMSTIQAVLLDAEEKQMKNRGLSVWLEQLKDVFHDAMDVLDEFECEDLRRQAMKTHGSTSRKVLLGDCSFKMGYFFALKNAVAYQFSNKMQHRRSQPSSVKRFAFLVFEIILIIVWCELSGVLLKEVMCVYIYDFVHILCII is encoded by the exons ATGACGGAATTGGCTTTTTCCGTAGCAGAAAAAGTCATCGAGAAGCTAGGCTCCCTTGCTTACTCAGAGATTTCCTTGACACGGAATATTGCAAGCGATCTCAAAAAGCTTAAGCTCACCATGTCCACCATTCAAGCCGTGCTGCTTGATGCCGAGGAGAAACAAATGAAAAACCGAGGGCTGAGTGTTTGGCTGGAGCAACTCAAAGATGTCTTTCATGATGCCATGGATGTGCTGGATGAATTTGAGTGTGAGGATCTTCGGAGGCAGGCGATGAAAACACATGGGAGCACCAGCAGAAAG GTGCTCTTGGGAGATTGTTCTTTCAAAATGGGATATTTCTTTGCACTTAAAAACGCTGTTG CTTATCAATTCAGCAACAAGATGCAGCACAGAAGGTCTCAACCTAGTTCAGTTAAGAGATTTGCATTTCTCGtgtttgaaataattttaataatagtgtGGTGTGAATTAAGTGGTGTATTGTTAAAGGAAGTGATGTGTGTTTATATTTATGACTTCGttcatattttatgtataatctAA